Genomic segment of Clostridium sp. Marseille-P299:
TCATAATATTTAGTAATCAATGTTTCATAATTCTCACTTGCTTTTACCGCTACTCCTTGTGTTGAAATTAACAAACTAATAGCTAATAAAGCTGCTAACACCTTTTTAATTATTCTTTCCACCTCAATCTCCTTTTAATTTTAAAGTATTTATATTATCCTACATTTCCTTACGATATCATAAGCATCCCCTCCTTTACCTTACTTTTTTTATACTAAAAAACAATTTAAACTTAAAAACAGTTTTATAGTATTTAATTATCCCTATATTTTAGTACCCTAATCTCAATTGCATTCAATAAAATATTATTATGAACATGTCAACTATACTGAAATAAACTATTTATTAATTATATATTAATATAAAATATCTTAAAATCCAACTTATTTTTACATAATTAGTAATTAATTCCTACTTTTCAACTAATTGCAAGGAGTAGGAGTATTTCTACTCCTTGACATGACATAATTTAGGTAACTTATCTGTTCTGATTCCCTTGAATACTGCTTGTCTCATATTTTCACGGTCATTTGGCATTGATTCTATTATGCATAATAGCCAAATGGCGAACTGTTACGGATAACATACCTGTGTTGATTCAATACCCTTAAATAAACCCCTAATGTCACATGGCCTTTGTAAATTAATTTATCACCGTCATATTGGCCTATAATAAAGCTAGTCCTATTATTTGGTTTTAAGATATAACCACAAAGAACAAAGTCTTCTGAATCCAATACCTTGAACTTGATCCAGTCCTTCGACCTCTTGTCGAACCAGTATTTACTTGTCTTTTTCTTTGCAACTACTCCCTCTAACTTCTGTGCCTTCGCAAGTTCGAAGAGCTGTACACCATCATTCTCTATATAGCGAGATACAGCAATCCGTTCATTCTCTTCTACTACATTTTGTAACAATTCTTTTCGCTCTATAAGCGGTAAATCAGTTACTAACTTATTCTTGTAATAAATAATGTCATATGCAACAAAACTGGCTGGATTTTTACTTGCTGCTAAACGTATCTTAAATTGATCCGTCATCATTGTTCTACGTTGGACCGCATAGAAGTCTGTAATACCATTCTTAAGTACAAATAATTCACCATCTAAGATACACTTATCTTTTACATTCTTGTGAATCTCACC
This window contains:
- a CDS encoding ATP-dependent DNA ligase, whose product is MIPIIRCIAYFDSDGVDLRNKRDMRLLPRFPELGEIHKNVKDKCILDGELFVLKNGITDFYAVQRRTMMTDQFKIRLAASKNPASFVAYDIIYYKNKLVTDLPLIERKELLQNVVEENERIAVSRYIENDGVQLFELAKAQKLEGVVAKKKTSKYWFDKRSKDWIKFKVLDSEDFVLCGYILKPNNRTSFIIGQYDGDKLIYKGHVTLGVYLRVLNQHRYVIRNSSPFGYYA